One Hydrogenispora ethanolica DNA segment encodes these proteins:
- a CDS encoding citrate transporter, translating to MITGLLLLVTFIGLIIYCMKGGNLLVGFIAASIVWCIIGRVPMSTVVTDIFQTSVENYGKTIAIIVFGAWFGRVLVDTGIAGYIIKKTVELAGDMPLVTTLMLSIVCALIFTSAFGVGSVMAIGMIVLPILFSLGIDKKTALGAYLLAVAAGMYLNIAYVNQFFAVFPNVKYDDHYIRFAIIATIVHVAVMCAFIVFNYFRSKKGGKARAWAVGAAAEQKDAKSLGWYCVIVPFIPIIMVSFFKWQPIPSFLLGIFLGLLLTRNFASYSLAVEKIQKTLYDGIADSGLLIGMLYSVNIFQAAAKQVSPILQNLLGGIIPTAPVIILIAFCVLAPLALFRGPLMIWGSGIALVSIFQAMGVFSEMFLFALFLVPPVAIVASACPTQSWTMWGLSYAKLEPKQYIKTNLPWAWAILIIVEILAFVMIGNV from the coding sequence ATGATTACCGGTCTATTGCTGCTTGTTACATTTATTGGCCTGATCATCTATTGTATGAAAGGCGGAAACCTGCTCGTCGGTTTCATCGCCGCCTCCATCGTTTGGTGTATCATTGGACGGGTGCCCATGAGTACCGTTGTTACCGATATTTTTCAAACATCGGTCGAAAATTACGGGAAGACCATTGCCATCATTGTCTTCGGAGCCTGGTTCGGCCGGGTGCTGGTGGACACCGGAATCGCGGGCTATATTATCAAAAAAACCGTCGAACTGGCCGGGGACATGCCCCTGGTTACCACGTTGATGCTGAGCATCGTCTGCGCTTTGATTTTTACCAGTGCCTTCGGCGTCGGCTCGGTGATGGCCATCGGCATGATTGTGCTGCCGATCCTGTTCTCCCTCGGCATTGATAAGAAAACTGCCTTGGGCGCGTACCTGCTGGCCGTCGCGGCGGGCATGTATCTGAATATCGCCTATGTCAACCAGTTCTTCGCCGTATTCCCCAATGTGAAATATGACGATCATTATATCCGTTTCGCGATCATTGCCACCATTGTACATGTCGCGGTGATGTGCGCCTTTATCGTGTTCAATTACTTCCGGAGCAAAAAAGGCGGGAAAGCCCGCGCCTGGGCCGTCGGCGCCGCCGCGGAGCAGAAAGATGCCAAATCGCTGGGCTGGTACTGCGTGATTGTGCCCTTCATCCCGATTATCATGGTTTCATTCTTCAAATGGCAGCCGATCCCCTCGTTCCTGTTGGGAATCTTCCTTGGCTTGCTTTTGACCCGCAACTTTGCTTCGTACAGCCTGGCCGTGGAGAAGATCCAAAAGACGCTGTATGACGGCATCGCCGACAGCGGCCTGCTGATTGGGATGCTGTACAGCGTCAACATCTTCCAGGCCGCCGCCAAACAAGTTTCTCCCATTCTCCAAAATTTGCTGGGCGGCATTATTCCGACCGCGCCGGTGATCATTCTGATCGCGTTCTGCGTGCTGGCGCCGCTGGCGCTGTTCCGCGGGCCGCTGATGATCTGGGGCTCCGGCATCGCCTTGGTCTCCATCTTCCAGGCGATGGGCGTATTCAGCGAAATGTTCTTGTTCGCGCTGTTTTTGGTTCCGCCGGTCGCCATCGTGGCCAGCGCCTGCCCGACCCAGTCGTGGACCATGTGGGGCCTGAGCTACGCCAAGCTTGAGCCGAAACAGTATATCAAAACGAACCTTCCTTGGGCATGGGCCATTTTGATCATTGTCGAGATCCTGGCCTTTGTGATGATTGGCAACGTTTAA
- a CDS encoding hydantoinase/oxoprolinase family protein, which produces MSNRAIRIGIDVGGTHTKAVAIDNNTNQIVGKGSVMTTHHHERGVAAGVVEAFQKCLAENDIRPDEVIFIAHSTTQATNALLEGDVARVGVIGLSGGGLEGFLAKRQTKIKDIDLGTGKFIEIDHTHLKIKEMSPENVKNTIQSLLERGDRVIVASKAFGVDNMREERMVAEEAERQGVPCTVASDITKLYGLTTRTRTAALNASILPKMLETANSTEQSVRSTGIKVPLMIMRGDGGVMEINEMKKRPILTMLSGPAASVIGALMYLRASNGIYFEVGGTSTNIGVIKNGRPAVDYSIIGGHRTYVNSLDVRVLGVAGGSMVRARKGEVIDVGPRSAHIAGMGYACFTDPALFDGATLYYVKPRENDPADYVAIKLNNGESVTITNTCAANVLGILGETDYARGNAGSSRKAMQLLADEVGMTVEETAKAILTKSCQKIVPVIEDLITKYKIEREQIVLVGAGGGAGTLLTFTAKMMNFKYQIPENAEVISSIGVALAMVREMVERTIPNPTASDIAQLKKEAKELAMNSGAVEDGIEVYVEIDDQAQKVTAIAMGSTEVKTTDLMKNCTEEEALQIAAESIGAEPGAMRMEACNGLVFVATAEKDGKTPVRVVDKKGFVKIQRANGIVRSTTMKDAVEMLRRMWDSASNFSSEMRINPDVYVIAGSRVLDYSGIPELIQVSGLIEAELCDRAPEDDIILVLARNEL; this is translated from the coding sequence ATGAGCAATCGCGCAATTCGCATCGGAATCGACGTCGGCGGCACCCATACCAAAGCCGTCGCCATTGATAACAACACCAATCAAATCGTGGGCAAAGGCTCGGTGATGACCACCCACCATCACGAGCGCGGCGTGGCCGCCGGCGTGGTGGAGGCCTTCCAGAAATGCCTCGCCGAAAACGACATCCGTCCCGATGAGGTGATCTTTATCGCGCACAGCACGACTCAGGCCACCAACGCCTTGCTCGAGGGGGACGTGGCCCGCGTCGGCGTGATCGGGCTCAGCGGCGGCGGACTCGAGGGTTTCCTCGCCAAACGGCAGACGAAGATCAAAGATATCGACCTCGGCACCGGCAAGTTTATCGAGATCGATCATACGCACCTGAAGATCAAGGAAATGTCCCCCGAAAACGTCAAAAACACCATTCAGAGCCTGCTGGAGCGGGGCGACCGGGTCATTGTCGCCAGCAAGGCCTTTGGCGTGGATAATATGCGGGAAGAACGGATGGTGGCCGAAGAGGCCGAGCGGCAGGGCGTTCCCTGCACCGTGGCTTCGGATATTACCAAGTTGTACGGCCTGACCACCCGTACCCGCACCGCCGCGTTGAACGCTTCGATCCTGCCGAAGATGCTCGAAACCGCCAACTCCACCGAGCAGAGCGTCCGTTCCACCGGCATCAAGGTGCCGCTGATGATTATGCGCGGCGACGGCGGCGTGATGGAGATCAACGAGATGAAAAAGCGGCCGATCCTGACGATGCTCTCCGGTCCGGCGGCCAGCGTCATCGGCGCGTTGATGTATTTGCGCGCCTCCAACGGCATTTACTTTGAGGTGGGCGGCACTTCCACCAACATCGGCGTCATCAAGAATGGCCGGCCGGCGGTGGACTATTCGATCATCGGCGGACACCGGACCTATGTAAACAGTCTCGATGTGCGCGTCCTGGGGGTGGCCGGCGGCAGCATGGTGCGGGCCAGAAAGGGCGAAGTGATCGATGTCGGACCCCGTTCCGCCCATATCGCGGGCATGGGTTACGCTTGTTTTACCGATCCGGCTTTGTTTGACGGCGCAACATTGTATTACGTGAAACCCCGCGAGAATGACCCCGCCGATTACGTGGCGATCAAGCTGAACAACGGCGAGAGCGTTACCATTACCAACACCTGCGCCGCCAATGTCCTGGGCATTCTGGGGGAAACCGATTACGCGCGCGGCAATGCCGGGTCGAGCCGCAAGGCGATGCAGCTTTTAGCCGATGAAGTGGGAATGACGGTCGAGGAAACCGCCAAAGCCATTTTGACGAAGTCCTGCCAAAAGATTGTCCCGGTTATCGAAGACCTGATTACCAAGTATAAAATTGAACGCGAGCAGATTGTGCTGGTGGGGGCCGGCGGCGGGGCGGGCACCCTGCTGACCTTTACCGCCAAGATGATGAATTTTAAATATCAGATTCCCGAGAACGCCGAGGTCATCTCCTCCATCGGCGTGGCCCTGGCCATGGTGCGCGAGATGGTGGAACGGACCATTCCCAATCCCACCGCCTCCGACATCGCCCAGTTGAAGAAGGAAGCCAAGGAGCTTGCCATGAACAGCGGCGCGGTGGAAGACGGCATCGAGGTATATGTGGAGATCGACGATCAGGCGCAGAAGGTTACCGCCATCGCCATGGGCTCCACCGAGGTTAAGACCACCGATTTGATGAAGAACTGCACCGAGGAGGAGGCCCTGCAGATCGCGGCGGAATCGATCGGCGCGGAACCGGGCGCCATGCGGATGGAGGCCTGCAACGGACTGGTATTCGTGGCGACCGCCGAAAAAGACGGGAAAACGCCGGTGCGCGTCGTCGACAAAAAGGGCTTCGTCAAGATTCAGCGCGCCAACGGCATCGTCCGATCCACCACCATGAAAGACGCCGTCGAAATGCTGCGGCGGATGTGGGACAGTGCCAGTAACTTCTCCAGTGAGATGCGGATCAATCCCGATGTCTATGTCATTGCCGGTTCGCGGGTGCTGGACTATTCCGGGATCCCTGAGCTGATACAGGTCTCGGGTTTGATCGAGGCCGAGCTTTGCGATCGCGCTCCGGAGGACGACATCATTCTGGTGCTGGCCCGCAATGAGCTGTAA